From Strix aluco isolate bStrAlu1 chromosome 5, bStrAlu1.hap1, whole genome shotgun sequence:
GAGGGTGCCACATAGACTTTGACATGCAGTTTGACTTTCACAATGAGATTGGAGGGGGAGAGACTGTAATGTCTACTACATCTGAATGACTTAAATCCTTCTCACCTCATGGGCACCCAAGCAGGCCACAGTACATCACAAACCTGCACAAGACTGCAGGCTGAACCTGCAAGTCATTTCCCTTCAGATACCCAGGTCTGTCCAACTTTTGAAGTTATCTATTAAGACCTCTTGGCATAGACAGAGAGGCACTTGAACTGTGGCCAGGGGCTGGCACTGCACTTGAGAGCTATCAAACGTTCCCATCTCCAGTTGAGGACCTGCCAGCACTTGTTCCTAAGAAAATGAGCTCTGAGTTAtatttagatatgtttttaataatGAGAGGTAGCATGGTAGCTGTTCTTCTTCAAGCAATTTTGTTAGGCGGCATTATCATGAGAGCTAGCTACACAAATAGGACTAAtgggctgctctgcctgcagtATGTGAGTCCCATGGTCAGTCATTCTCAGCTGGAGGAatttagagagacatggatttgatggatggaccacttggtagataaggaattggATGGATGGTTACACTCAAAGAGTCGCGGTCAATGACCCGATGTGCGAGTGaaaagcagtgacaagtggtgttacTTGGGGGTCAGTATAGGGAccaatgctgtttaacatctttgttggcaacatacacagtgggactgagtgcaccctcggtaagttgggtgacgacaccaagctgtgtggcgcggtcaacatgctggagggaagggatgtgccatccagagggacctggtcTGACTTGAGAGGTGGGACAGTGCAAActttgtgaagttcaacaaggccaagtgcaaggtcctgcacatgggttgaggcaatcccaagcacaagtacaggctgggtgatgagtcgattgagagcagccctgtggagaagggcttgggggtattagtgTATGGaaagctgaatatgagccagcgatgtgcactcacagtccagaaagccaactgtatcctggactgcatcaagagaagtgtggctagcaggggaggtgattctcccccctctgctccactctcttgagaccccacctgcagtactgcattcAGATCTGGAGCcctcagtataagaaggacatagacctgctcaagcagatctagaggagggccacgaagatgatcagggggctggagcaccttccctatgaggacaaACTGAGATAGCTTGAGTTCTTCAGTCTGAAGAAgtgaaggctccagggagaccttatagcggccttccagtacttagagggcctacaagaaagatggggagggactctctatcagggagctaagggttttaaactgaaagagggtagatttaggttagatataacgaagaaattatttactgtgagggtgatgagacactggaacaggttgcccagagaagtggtggctgccccctccctggaagtgttcaaggccaggttggacagggctttgagcaacctgatctactgaaagatgtccctgcccatggcagggaggttggaactagataatctttaaggtcccttctaacccaaaccattctatgaatctatgattctgtgattcttagtATGGCTGATAAGCCTGTGCAATACAGcccctttccttccttcaggAGACAATTTCCAGAGAGATTTAGGTGAGGACCTTTATGTGCTGCACTCCCTCATACACGTTCCAAAGGAAGGAGGTGTAAATACTCCCTGCAACCATGATTACACTCCTATTACAGTGTTACACCCATGCCTTACTTGCCCTCAGTGACTTCATCCTTCATCTGAGTTACAAATGTAATAACTCATGTGATCAAACCAGCCAGCACAGTTTAGCAGCTTTTAACCCTTAGCTAAACAATTTTAAAGTGGTACCTACCAAACTACAAACTCGTTGCAGCTCAGCAAACAAGTCTCTGCCTACATAATACtaatgttgctgctgttgctgttgttatGACTCCTAAGTGTACAGAGGCCACACGAGGCCTTTTAAATCTGGTGTATAGCTGAGCATCTGTAGTGGGCAGGACAAATAGGGTAGGGCAACGGATGACTGTCCCTGTAGACTCAGCTTCCTGGAATGTTGCACGCTCCTCCCTGTACTCTTGGTTAAGGGTTGGGGCACCTCTTGTGGCCTCCCTTCATCACTGACATGGCATGTTATCTGGGAATTGAAAACCTATAGTCCAAACCCTGGATATGTCTGTAGGTAGGAGGCACTGTGAAAGATGCCCTTCttgggaaagtgaaaaaaaacagcaaaaatgcagGGGGCCAAGACTCTTCCCAGAACAGCTAATGAGGAAAAAAGATGCACTCTCTACTCTATGGGAGTTTACCAGGTTAACACATTTTTACTTTTCTCacacagagacaaagaaaaggtCCTCACTGTCAGTCAGATAACAAATAACAGAATTATTTATGTCTTAAATTACTTTGGTCTTCTAAAACTAACCTAAGGCAATTGACAAACTGTCTTCTGGACCACCCTGGCATGCTTTGACTGTATGCATCAACCAGCAATTGAGGTGCTCAGGCCCTGAGACAAATTGTCCATGAAAGGTAAGAAACATCAGCAGAAGCTCCATCAGCCAAAGAAATCATCTCCTCCTGAACTGACAGTGCTTCTATTTCACCTACATTTATTAGTGAATTCCACCAAGGAACTGGGCCACCACAGTGTCCTTTCAGAGCAGCCTCTTCACCAGCACTGAAGCCTGGCTGCTCAGACCAGTGAGCAGCTCACACAGTGATGCTGTAAGCAACTCActcttcctccccaaaacaccccagCAGTTCTGTGTGCTTTCTGTCTCCCACCCTTTCCTATTTGTGTGCCAGTGCTCCCTGTGACTGCTGGTAAGAGGGAGGGAGCAATGTGACCAATATACACATCCCGTCCACTCCATCCAGAACACTTATTGGTACCTATGAAGGGACAAATTGCTCTGGAGCATGTAGTGCATACACAGCTGGTCTgcaatccaccacctccctggctgGTGACACTCCAGGCGCTGATGTGACAGGCTTCGATGTACATTTGGGTTGGCAGGCAAGCCATTTTTTTGCCACACACGTAAAATGATGATGGTGGCACCCAGACACAGTGCAGGCTGGACTTCTGCCATCACTGAGAGACAAAGCACTGTGTCACACATCATGTGAAAGTGCTCTCATAAAGTGATGCTGCCTTGCTGGTTTTCCTCAGTGGTGTGGGGGTGAAGCAGATACTGGCTCTGGATAAGGTTGTTTGTGCCATCTTTCTAGAGCAGGAGTATCACAAGGTAGCACTTGGGCGCCAGCAATATAGGCTGGCTGTCTTCCTATAGAAGGGAGCAAAAAGGTTCTCAAGACTTGTTCACTGTGTAAGTGTGCTGGGCTGTAGCTTATGTTTTTTTACAGCACATGCTTTGTAGCTGTGCAGTCATGGGCTGGCGCCAGAGCAGCACTGTCCTTGGTTAGGATGTCATCCAGCCTGCCAGCGGCACTGGAagggccagctgctgcccagctttCCCCACAATATACAAATGAGGCCAGTCACTCAGCACCTCTGCTATCAGACAGTTAGGAAGTCAGAAATCTGGCTTCAAAGGCTCATGAGAGTATGTGTATAGTGTGGGCACATTCAAGAAGAATATATTCCACCTATTTTGCCTGCAGCTTGTCTTCTATGATCTGGTCCCAGTAAGAAGGATTGGCTTCCGTAACAATTCTATCAAGTCTAAATCTTGGTCTTCCTGACatagtttttttctgtcttggacAGTGAAAATGCAATCAAGTTTTGATTGATTCATGCATGAAATGAGGAGTAGAATAACAAGTTTAACTTTTGTGTGCTGTTTGAGATTAGTAGTTTGTACCATCTTACATCTAATTGTACGGTTAACAAGACTAGCCCACAAGGCCAGCAGTGAGCAGCTAGGAGCATGGATCAGCCTGTGTCCAGCTATACAGAGATGGTAAGTAAAGAGAAACTAGCTGGGCTTTTAGGTTTACCCAAACTGCAGTAGGAGACACGTACAAGAAAAGAAACTTAGTAGCCCCAGTTACCCAAAGTTTTTGAGTAAAGAGCCTGCTGATCAATAAAACATCTGCATAATTCTGATATTAACTGTCCATAGTTAATGCACGTTCATTTACATAAACATCttccctgaaaataaaaaagaaaaaaaacctaagtgGAGGCAAAGGTGAGGTTTAATCTGTGCTTGTTTTATTAATTCTTTAGAAGAAAACAGGCCTTGACATGCTTGAGTACATGGAAAGGCTTTCGAGGGTTACAGCTGTCAGCTACATCACTGGATGAGGAGAGGAATGCTTGTTTGCATTTGACACTAATGAAAAGGAAAGGTTCTTACACTTGAAAAGtgtttggttttaggtttttctttttttcatgttacaATATGTGCTTATTCTCCTAACATGGTGAATGGTCTTAgttctggggggttttttgtcatCTTCTTCTCCCTAGGGTAGCAGGGTCACGTGGTTATGGTCTCTTCAGTGTTGAAGGAGGCACTAGCCCTGTTGAATCAGGGACACACAAAGCATAAGTCTGGTCAGAGGAAGAATAAAGGGTATAGTAGTAGAACTTGTTCCTGCAGTTAGGAATATCAGCATGGATCCAGAGTGGGGAGAAATGAATGTGCTGCCCTTAAAATTGCATTCCAGACCGAGACTTATGATCATAACACTGGAAGAATTGAATAACTCACAGGAAACTTCCTCCTGGGCCAATATCCCATCTGTGAGAGAGCCCAGTAAAAAAAGAGTCTAAAAACAATAGCTGGTATCTAACCAAAATAATCTCTTAGGTCCTAGTAATTCATACGCCAGAGACTCACCAAGTCAGAGGGAATGTCTTTGAATTGGAGAACCCtgaatggatttttcttctgtgcatttaTTGATTGCTTTCTCTGGACATAATACCTCTCATTTTTCATGCTTTAGGATGTGGCTTTAAGTATGACTACTTATAAAAGGTTGAGGACTAGGTACAGTGGAGTGGTAGATAGAAAAATGGGTGATGGACATATATACTACATGGAGTCTATCCCTTTCATAGAGGAGAATCTCATTTACATACAGTTAAGTGTCTGcattgtctgtctgtgtgtgtgttacaAAATGGTACTGGAAAACATGCTTTCTACAGTGTAGATGAAGTGGGGCAAAGTGGCAACCAGCAAAGAGAGTGAACTGAACCCCCTTTCCTGCAGCTGAAGAGAAGTGAAGAGAATATATCTGTAGTGGAGATAACGATAAGTAAtttgaaagaacagagaaaaataaatcaggagtCTTCAGGGCCAGGCAGAGACATTGTTACATAAAATATGTGAGCTGAAAGATGCTGAGAAAGAATTACGTCACCATTATATTTTTAGATCCCATCACTCACACAGGCCTTCCCTCCTGGAGTCACTGTGACGGAAGCAGAACCAAATGCCAATGTCAGTGAGACAAAGGGTTGTCAGAGTTCACAAAGATCTCCCTGACTCCTTCATTTTGAAGGGCTCTCCTCTGTCTCTGCGTGCTCATTCTCCATACTGGAATTACACTAATCTCATAGTCCCAGTAGGCCCCGAGCTACAAAAGGAGGATCACAAGGATAGCCAGCAGAAATGAGTTATGGATTTAACAATCACAATGACTGATTTTTCAGAGTCATGAGGTTGTACCAAAATAGCAAAGAGAAATGTTGTCACTGGCAATGTACACTggtaaaatgaaaacatattacATGAAAGAAAGAGTATCTATTCATTCAGAATGATGTTAGGCCTTTGAAAACATGGAGGTACACATGCACATAGATAACGTAGCCATTTTTGTTGTGCATTTGACATACACGACTAATTTTCATCCAGTTAGTAGCAGTGATCTAAATGGAATTCTAATACTTTTTGAATGTGACCAGGATGTCTCAATATGAAGAAACAGTGCAGACACAGGATAGAAAATAAAGGGTCTTGTCCAGTTCTATGCTGAAAAAGCCCTTTGTGGACTCACCAGTGACAGTATAGTCTGAGACGGGCATCTGAGGGTCGGCTTCTAGAAAAACATGCATGTTTCTTTGTCATCTGAGGTGAAGGCATGGATGTGATTTTCCTGATGCTTCACAGCATATAAGCCAAATACTAGCATAAGGCCACGAAGGTGACCTGTCAGTGCTTACATTTAGCAGCCAGTTCTCAGCATCACCACCGAGTCCTTGAGATGTGACCTCAGAGCTAATGAAACATGCTCAGCATGACCTTAAAAACGATCGCGGGAGCCTCAAGGCCGCAGGCTCCCTGAGCAGTGGTTCGCTCGGCctctcagagaagaaaaatctgtgcgCCGCCGGCCCTCCCGGAAGGAAAGATGCCGGGAACCGGCGCTTCACGGGCACCGGGGCTGGGGGAAGGCGAGCGCGGCAGAGACAGACGCGGAGGCGGAGACTGGCGCGGCGAAGCCGGCGGGGGCCTCGGGGAGGTGCCCGAGAGCGGCGAAGGCCCCGCCTCGTCGCGCCCGCGGACGGGGAGGGAcgcaggccccgcccccggcagCCGTGCCCGCCCCTGCTCCCAATCAGGTCGGACCTCTCGCCATAAAGATCGCGGCGCGGCGAGCTGCCGCTCACAGCTTGGAGCAAGTAAAAGCGGCGGAATGTCTGGCAGAGGCAAGGGCGGGAAGGGGCTCGGCAAGGGCGGCGCCAAGCGCCACCGCAAGGTGTTGCGCGACAACATCCAGGGCATCACCAAGCCGGCCATCCGGCGTctggcccggcgcggcggcgtgAAGCGCATTTCGGGGCTCATCTACGAGGAGACGCGCGGCGTGCTGAAGGTTTTCCTGGAGAACGTGATTCGCGACGCCGTCACCTACACCGAGCACGCCAAGAGGAAGACAGTCACGGCTATGGACGTGGTCTACGCCCTCAAGCGCCAGGGACGCACCCTCTACGGCTTCGGCGGCTAAAGCGCATTGCTCCTGGACCCTCTCGAGAACCCAAAGGCTCTTTTAAGAGCCACCCACTTTTTCTCTCAAGAGAGCTGTGTCGTATTACTCGCTTTGTCTTGGGTCTTGCCCTGTCTTGGTCTCCCACGCTCCTCCTCTCATCCGCACCCAACCCCGTTTTCCTTGCCCAGTTGCAACCGAACTGGATGCTTAACAGTTCGGCTCCTACAACTGCATCATTTCCCCTTCCCAGCgcttctgcctcttctctccttcccaccagCCGCTTTCGGGAGAGCTGCCGGGGCGCCCTGCCCTGCGAAGCGAGCAGTGTGCCAGGGCCGTCCTCTTACCGAGGCGTTTGCCGATGCCGGGAAGTGCTAGGAACCGCCGGCACATGAAGACCGAGCCGAGCGgctctgtttgaaaaaaatacaggccGAGGGAACGGTCACCCTGCCGACACAAAATAAGGCAGAGCGCGGCTCTGTCTTGCCAAGCTCTCTACTGCAGGGCGGCACGTCCTCCGTTTCCTCCTGCCAGCTCGTGCCCGAAGGGACAGAGTTGCAGGGTCTCCACCGGGTTCGCTTCAGCCAGCGGGGTGTGGAAGGGGCCTCATCGCTCTTGCGCGGGGTGGGGGCTGGAGGCCTCCGCGGCTGGGACCCGCCTCCGGCGGGTTCAGCGCCCTCGTTCTTTCGAAAAGCCCGCGCGGGCG
This genomic window contains:
- the LOC141924418 gene encoding histone H4, translating into MSGRGKGGKGLGKGGAKRHRKVLRDNIQGITKPAIRRLARRGGVKRISGLIYEETRGVLKVFLENVIRDAVTYTEHAKRKTVTAMDVVYALKRQGRTLYGFGG